GGAGTGGGGCGTCCCGGTGCCGGCCGACGTCTGGCCCGAACTGGCCGCCGAGGGCAAGGTGTTCTACGTCTGGTTCGACGCCCCGATCGAGTACATCGGCGCCACCAAGGAGTGGGCGGACGCGGCCCCGGCCGGGCAGCTGCGGGACTGGAAGTCCTGGTGGTACGAGGCCGACGAGACCGTCCGCTACACCGAGTTCATGGCCAAGGACAACGTCCCCTTCCACACCGTGATGTTCCCGGCGACGATCCTCGGCTCGCGCCGCCCGTGGAAGAAGGTCGACTACGTCAAGGCCTTCAACTGGCTGACGTACTACGGCGGGAAGTTCTCCACCAGCCAGAAGCGCGGCATCTTCACCGACGTCGCCCTGGAACTGCTGCCCGCCGACTACTGGCGCTACTTCCTGATGGCGCACGCCCCCGAGTCCGACGACTCCAGTTTCACCTGGGACCTCTTCGCCTCGGTCGTCAACAAGGACCTCGCCGACACCCTCGGCAACTTCGTCAACCGGGTGCTGTCCTTCAGCCGCAAGCGCTTCGGCGACGACGTCCCCGGCGGCCACGCGCCGGGCGAGGCCGAGCAGCGCCTCGGCGAGCAGATCGCCGAACTGCTCGCCGAGTACGAGGCCCAGCTGGACGCCCTCAACTTCCGCAAGGCGGCGCAGGCTCTGCGCGCCCTGTGGAGCGCGGGCAACGCCTACCTGGACGAGAAGGCGCCCTGGCTGCAGGTGAAGACCGACCCGGAGGCGGCGGCGCTCACCCTGCGCACGGCGATGAACCTGATCCACCTGTACGCGGTTGTCTCCGAGCCGTTCATCCCGACCGCGGCGGCGGCGATGCGCGGCGCCTTCGCGCTGCCCGCGGACGCCCCGGCGGCCACCCGCGACTGGGTGGGCCCGGAGGAGGCGCGGGCGCTGGACCTGGTGCCGGCCGGGACGGCGTTCACGGTGCCGCCCGTGCTGTTCGCCAAGATCACGGACGAGGACCTGGCGGCCTGGACGGCGCGCTTCGGCGGCTCGGAGGGCTGAGCACGTCGGAGGGCTGAGCACGTCGGAGGCCCAGCGCGGGAGACGGCGCCCCGA
The genomic region above belongs to Streptomyces sp. 1331.2 and contains:
- the metG gene encoding methionine--tRNA ligase; translation: MARHLITSALPYINGIKHLGNMVGSMLPADVYSRYLRQRGHEVLYICATDEHGTPAELAAQEAGLPVAEFCARAHEAQKAVYDGFGLSFDHFGRSSSPQNREITQEIARELQRNGFIEERAIRQVYSNADGRFLPDRYIVGTCPHCGYDKARGDQCENCTRVLDPTDLLEPRSAISGSSDLEVRETRHLFLLQSKLTEEVENWIAAHGDSWPVLASSIARKWLTEGLQDRSITRDLEWGVPVPADVWPELAAEGKVFYVWFDAPIEYIGATKEWADAAPAGQLRDWKSWWYEADETVRYTEFMAKDNVPFHTVMFPATILGSRRPWKKVDYVKAFNWLTYYGGKFSTSQKRGIFTDVALELLPADYWRYFLMAHAPESDDSSFTWDLFASVVNKDLADTLGNFVNRVLSFSRKRFGDDVPGGHAPGEAEQRLGEQIAELLAEYEAQLDALNFRKAAQALRALWSAGNAYLDEKAPWLQVKTDPEAAALTLRTAMNLIHLYAVVSEPFIPTAAAAMRGAFALPADAPAATRDWVGPEEARALDLVPAGTAFTVPPVLFAKITDEDLAAWTARFGGSEG